A single window of Fibrobacter sp. UWR2 DNA harbors:
- a CDS encoding Ig-like domain-containing protein: MHKGLPVSALCLTVFGFIGAGAEPLAFPEALGFGAQVTGGRGGSVYHVTNLNDDGAGSFRDAVSQGNRIVVFDVGGIINIKTAVSIKSNITIAGQTAPGEGIAIHGGKLSTGKQNNIIIRYLRIRPGENTASEKDDALNLYDSKNVIVDHCSVELAPWNNFGGSSDNASYRVTGITVQNSLIANPIGQQFGAHIESVDGTWAWYYNAFVNTHNRNPLDKINDVFVNNILYNFEAGYTTHTSTHFNHDIVNNYFVYGPKGSNPWFQVDKNQSIYASGNMIDTDRDGKLNGGPSSIYYYQGVGEELAKPWSELTTSGPMLSAASAWRYVTSQSGVLPYDDIDSLVWYQVNTLGTAGALVKSVGAMGLKTNNGWGEVIAGKAATDSDKDGMPDYFEDALGYDKSKDDAMTKESDGYVRIEKYINWLGAMHATAAGGKSLDFDLRTITRGFKDVSPTYSVSAAENGTVELAGDGYTARFAPKANFSGLASFKYTVKGNDGTEYTGRVEVLVEKSAGVDNPTVQPQDTTARDTSATDTTSVVAGDSTATDSTTVIRDFRRARPAEMRGPVHKNYRDLKGRRFDRQIPYRVLF, from the coding sequence TTGCATAAGGGATTGCCGGTTTCGGCGCTTTGCCTAACAGTGTTTGGTTTTATCGGGGCAGGTGCCGAGCCGCTGGCTTTTCCGGAGGCGCTTGGTTTTGGTGCGCAGGTCACGGGTGGTCGTGGCGGCAGCGTTTATCACGTGACGAACCTGAACGATGACGGTGCGGGTTCCTTCCGCGATGCGGTGAGCCAGGGCAACCGTATTGTGGTCTTTGACGTGGGTGGCATCATCAACATCAAGACGGCAGTTTCTATCAAGAGCAACATTACCATCGCGGGGCAGACGGCTCCGGGCGAGGGAATCGCCATTCACGGTGGCAAGCTCAGTACTGGCAAGCAGAATAACATCATCATCCGCTACCTGCGAATCCGTCCGGGCGAAAATACCGCGTCCGAAAAGGACGATGCGCTCAACCTTTACGATTCCAAGAACGTAATCGTGGACCACTGCTCGGTGGAACTTGCACCGTGGAACAACTTCGGCGGTTCTTCGGACAATGCAAGTTACCGCGTTACGGGCATTACGGTGCAGAACTCGCTGATTGCAAATCCTATCGGGCAACAGTTCGGTGCGCATATCGAATCGGTGGATGGCACTTGGGCTTGGTACTACAACGCCTTCGTGAACACGCACAACCGAAACCCGCTTGACAAGATTAACGACGTGTTCGTGAACAACATCCTCTACAACTTCGAGGCGGGCTACACGACGCATACGAGCACGCACTTCAATCACGATATCGTGAACAATTACTTTGTCTATGGCCCGAAGGGGAGTAACCCGTGGTTCCAGGTAGACAAGAACCAGAGTATCTACGCGAGTGGCAACATGATTGACACGGACCGCGACGGAAAACTGAACGGCGGGCCTTCAAGCATTTACTACTACCAGGGCGTGGGCGAGGAACTTGCGAAACCCTGGAGCGAACTCACGACATCGGGCCCGATGCTCTCTGCTGCAAGCGCTTGGCGCTATGTGACATCGCAGAGTGGCGTGCTTCCGTACGACGACATCGATTCGCTGGTGTGGTACCAGGTGAATACGCTTGGAACGGCCGGTGCGCTCGTGAAGAGCGTGGGCGCGATGGGGCTCAAGACCAATAACGGCTGGGGAGAGGTGATTGCGGGGAAGGCCGCGACCGATTCCGACAAGGACGGCATGCCGGATTACTTCGAAGATGCTCTTGGTTATGACAAGTCTAAAGATGACGCGATGACCAAGGAAAGCGATGGCTATGTGCGCATCGAGAAGTATATCAACTGGCTGGGTGCCATGCACGCGACGGCTGCGGGCGGGAAGTCTCTCGATTTCGACCTGCGCACGATAACGCGCGGGTTCAAGGACGTATCGCCGACCTACAGCGTCTCTGCTGCAGAAAACGGAACCGTGGAACTTGCGGGTGACGGCTATACGGCGCGCTTTGCGCCCAAGGCGAATTTCAGCGGGCTTGCCTCGTTCAAGTACACCGTGAAGGGTAACGACGGTACCGAATATACGGGCCGTGTTGAAGTGCTGGTGGAAAAATCTGCAGGTGTGGATAATCCGACCGTGCAACCGCAGGACACGACTGCGCGCGATACCTCCGCGACCGACACGACATCTGTTGTCGCCGGTGATTCTACGGCGACGGATTCGACGACCGTGATTCGAGATTTTCGCCGCGCTCGCCCTGCCGAAATGCGCGGGCCTGTGCACAAAAATTACCGTGACCTGAAGGGCCGCCGCTTCGACAGGCAAATCCCCTACAGGGTTTTGTTCTAG
- a CDS encoding glycoside hydrolase family 43 protein yields the protein MGVLETFRAACVALSLAAVAAFAASVAVHDPSVIVVYKDAGGNSYPENDAAKSRTKYYYIFGTMNGAAYSRDMLDWTPFTPQLSRGGTVYVTGNEARDDYYSVFKAEADYAEHTNSATAKGNLWAPDIVWNKKLKKWCLYFSMAGEDWKSSIVLLTSDKIEGPYEYKGAVVYGGMDKQTAGSAANADYAKVTGSSTIDERYYIANNGVTNLGKWDGGYGSSCIDPNVFYDEDGNLWLLYGSWSGGLFLVKLDESSGLRDYSYKYGNNGAAKWSGTSMLEDPYMGIHVGGGYYVSGEGSYIQYFKDADGNGYYYLFVSYGFYSPEGGYTMRVFRSKDVKGPYVDVDGTPAIFEKFILNYWGNTDRGFPIVANYRWSFWAEDRAEIADGHNSLLRDDDGGMYLVYHRKFNNHTGWHNVETHQLFFNRMGWIVAAPFEYHEGYGLPARALDRSDIAGPYKVIMHNPPRNNPQTWEDSVAVNQEQNMQLNADGTVTGAYTGTWDYDYAKGRSYVTLTLGGTVYEGVVLDQLQNDMSKRTLTFSAMNKAGNRAFWGYRVPKTEVLQDARYYGDSVKVVGKKDFSTAWDAYDEFESVKVSGNFVAEFEFRNKVKSGAENWNNWVLVFRNGGDMWYLRADGYSVETLGGENTVHYWNAWGENWDAFKKMYDGAKVRLRAEKDGYLINVYAFLRGAAKDGSDSLVYAVTATGTPVGDYEILLGADAASLELSRVAYGALENRIMAGTINDGGEYNVAFNAQKTAEYKVSGDFSATFRFMNYGNKPVYGLADANKVNNWDNYIVRATAGGATTLLRADAFAMDNAGTFYYDFDWNWDDFAGIMRNAEVVMDVSREKDVVTYSARITAQDGKAYHYKAVNRGASTAEMSLGFTCEKSVVDLLSVSVNSVAGDGTQIQVEDPDSSTTSFAVRNGVETGRSLQDMRGAKVYDVRGRLLGTADSPRVKEMRLRKARQPVFAK from the coding sequence ATGGGTGTATTGGAAACATTCAGGGCGGCGTGTGTCGCCTTATCTCTCGCGGCTGTTGCCGCATTTGCGGCCTCGGTCGCCGTTCACGATCCTTCCGTCATTGTGGTCTATAAGGACGCGGGCGGGAATTCGTATCCTGAAAACGATGCGGCCAAGTCGCGGACGAAGTATTATTACATATTCGGGACCATGAACGGGGCGGCATATTCCCGCGATATGCTGGACTGGACCCCGTTTACGCCGCAGCTTTCGAGGGGCGGCACGGTGTATGTCACTGGCAACGAGGCCAGGGACGATTACTACAGCGTGTTCAAGGCGGAAGCCGACTATGCGGAACATACGAATTCCGCGACCGCCAAGGGGAACCTGTGGGCGCCCGATATCGTGTGGAACAAGAAGCTGAAAAAGTGGTGCCTGTACTTTTCGATGGCGGGCGAGGACTGGAAAAGTTCCATTGTGCTCCTGACATCCGACAAGATCGAGGGGCCGTACGAGTACAAGGGTGCGGTCGTCTACGGCGGGATGGACAAGCAGACGGCGGGTTCTGCCGCCAATGCCGACTACGCGAAGGTGACGGGTTCTTCGACAATCGACGAGCGTTACTATATCGCGAACAACGGTGTCACTAATTTGGGCAAGTGGGATGGCGGCTATGGTTCCAGCTGCATCGACCCGAACGTGTTCTACGACGAGGACGGAAACCTGTGGCTCCTGTACGGTTCGTGGAGCGGCGGGCTTTTCCTGGTCAAGCTCGATGAGTCTTCCGGTCTCAGGGACTATTCGTACAAGTACGGGAACAACGGCGCGGCCAAGTGGAGCGGGACTTCGATGCTCGAGGACCCTTACATGGGTATCCACGTGGGTGGCGGTTATTATGTGAGTGGCGAGGGCTCGTACATCCAGTATTTCAAGGATGCGGACGGCAATGGCTACTACTACTTGTTCGTGAGTTACGGGTTCTATTCGCCCGAGGGCGGCTACACCATGCGTGTGTTCCGCAGCAAGGACGTGAAGGGGCCCTATGTCGATGTGGATGGGACTCCTGCGATTTTTGAAAAGTTTATCCTGAACTATTGGGGCAATACCGACCGCGGTTTCCCGATTGTCGCGAATTACCGCTGGAGTTTCTGGGCCGAAGACCGGGCCGAAATTGCGGATGGGCACAATTCGCTGTTGCGCGACGACGATGGCGGTATGTACCTGGTTTATCACCGCAAGTTCAACAACCATACGGGTTGGCACAATGTCGAGACTCACCAGCTGTTCTTTAACAGGATGGGCTGGATTGTGGCGGCACCTTTCGAGTATCACGAGGGTTACGGGCTACCGGCGCGTGCGCTCGACCGCAGCGATATCGCGGGCCCGTACAAGGTGATTATGCATAACCCGCCCAGGAACAACCCGCAGACCTGGGAAGATTCCGTGGCGGTGAACCAGGAACAGAACATGCAGCTCAATGCCGACGGTACGGTAACAGGCGCCTACACGGGAACCTGGGATTACGACTATGCGAAGGGCCGGAGCTATGTGACGCTCACTCTGGGTGGAACTGTCTATGAGGGCGTGGTGCTTGACCAGTTGCAGAACGATATGAGCAAGCGGACGCTTACGTTCTCGGCGATGAACAAGGCGGGGAACCGTGCCTTCTGGGGTTACCGTGTGCCGAAAACCGAAGTGCTGCAGGATGCCCGCTATTACGGCGACAGCGTGAAGGTTGTTGGGAAAAAGGACTTTAGCACGGCATGGGATGCCTATGACGAATTTGAGTCCGTGAAGGTAAGTGGAAACTTTGTCGCGGAATTTGAATTCAGGAACAAGGTAAAGAGTGGAGCCGAAAACTGGAACAACTGGGTGCTCGTCTTTAGGAACGGTGGCGACATGTGGTACCTGCGTGCCGACGGCTATTCCGTGGAAACGCTCGGTGGCGAAAATACGGTGCACTACTGGAATGCCTGGGGTGAAAACTGGGATGCCTTCAAGAAGATGTACGACGGTGCAAAAGTCCGCCTGCGTGCAGAAAAGGACGGCTACCTGATAAATGTGTATGCGTTCTTGCGCGGTGCGGCGAAGGATGGATCCGACTCGCTAGTGTATGCGGTTACGGCTACGGGGACACCGGTTGGCGATTACGAAATATTGCTCGGTGCCGACGCGGCGTCGCTCGAGTTGAGCCGCGTTGCCTACGGAGCACTTGAAAATCGCATCATGGCGGGTACGATAAACGACGGTGGCGAATACAATGTAGCGTTCAATGCGCAGAAGACGGCTGAATACAAGGTCTCGGGCGACTTTAGCGCAACATTCCGCTTTATGAATTACGGGAACAAGCCGGTTTACGGGCTTGCCGATGCGAACAAGGTGAACAACTGGGACAATTACATTGTGCGTGCGACTGCCGGCGGGGCGACGACGCTGTTGCGTGCCGATGCCTTTGCGATGGATAACGCGGGGACGTTCTATTACGATTTCGACTGGAACTGGGACGATTTCGCTGGCATCATGCGCAACGCCGAAGTGGTGATGGATGTCTCGCGCGAAAAGGATGTCGTTACCTACTCGGCCCGCATCACGGCGCAAGATGGCAAGGCGTATCACTACAAGGCGGTAAACAGGGGCGCATCGACTGCCGAGATGTCGCTCGGGTTTACTTGTGAGAAGAGTGTGGTCGACCTGCTTTCGGTTTCCGTGAATAGCGTGGCAGGCGACGGCACGCAAATCCAGGTGGAAGATCCTGATTCTTCGACCACGTCGTTTGCGGTTCGCAATGGCGTTGAAACGGGACGCAGCCTGCAGGATATGCGTGGCGCGAAGGTTTACGATGTGCGCGGTCGCCTGTTGGGAACTGCGGACAGCCCGCGGGTAAAGGAAATGCGTTTGCGCAAGGCCCGACAGCCCGTTTTTGCGAAGTAA